The Fusobacterium sp. IOR10 genome window below encodes:
- a CDS encoding TrkA C-terminal domain-containing protein — translation MAIQGTTLPFVASLFKIKDNDSSKYVEPDIEQMEFLEEKLIKLRVQVGSSFHNKSIIDMKLPKGVLLLLIERGNEKIFPKGNTKILERDSLLIFGEDQIKLEQLIKEWGKVEKE, via the coding sequence GTGGCTATTCAAGGAACTACTTTGCCCTTTGTAGCTTCATTATTTAAAATAAAAGACAATGACAGTTCAAAATATGTTGAGCCTGACATAGAACAAATGGAATTTTTAGAAGAAAAACTAATTAAACTAAGGGTGCAAGTGGGAAGCTCATTTCATAATAAAAGTATTATAGATATGAAACTTCCAAAGGGAGTTTTACTTTTACTTATTGAAAGGGGAAATGAAAAAATATTTCCTAAAGGAAACACAAAAATATTAGAAAGGGATTCCCTTCTTATTTTTGGAGAAGATCAAATTAAATTAGAACAATTAATTAAAGAATGGGGTAAAGTTGAAAAGGAATAA